One window from the genome of Microbulbifer pacificus encodes:
- a CDS encoding TonB-dependent receptor, translated as MIVFPRNRLSLWVALSVTGAALPAVAQQAVDAAALEEVTVMASPIRDSQKAAIDAKRDADNTVDIISADTIGRFPDQNLADSLGRVPGLAIERDQGQARYINFRGAPFRYTSLAIDGLSIPGAENGRVPRFDSFPSVVTSRIDANKAIMPNMPGEAVSGYINIATFDPFAQPGSVTSLDLGMGNQELGDGDIQKSAFRTSWSGENFGFSLFASENSREQITDNREYDIERNESDELLVNELDFRSYKVTREDRAYGGRFEFRGDGALERVFVSTLYNEFQDFEERNQYVFDFASGAGDVGAPQAVGAVAENQFARVGRALEYGLYENSTFTNTLGADFALGEWQIESRINVTETENNMFLPLPRSEGGFVMASFDVSDLRDPAVTDLFDPRTQSAIDINEVNYAVNLGMLIGTEMTIDATKFKLDAERELMLFGQDAVVKTGFEMDSREADGFGMVLSYGLFPSEVNIGDYATSEAWDSQFGNGIAGATYYDNKGLRAAWDAAVEGLTLTPNASQAIRLEEEITAGYAMVTTHYDWGNLVLGGRVENTDYLSEGPTGNFEDSFTNVLSSAHLNVDLAEDVKLRMSVSTGVSRPTYAEWRGDDMIDFIQSSVTAGNPELKAEESVGADLSLEWYAGDASLLSAGLFTRSIDNVIYAQSDVVSGDCDMNPGSCYEVPGVDVDYWVYTQYVNGSNGKMSGAEFNAIAQAADFLPALEGFGISANLTLLDSEFETVNRERHSLPGTSDTILNASVFYEMEGFSIRLNHQFRDDWLSTTENVGMTDYWAEQKRVDLSVSYDLPMNVFGADITLYANANNLTDEQDVRYTGDESTPNQVESYGRRYLAGFRVNF; from the coding sequence ATGATCGTATTCCCTCGCAACCGACTGTCCCTGTGGGTGGCACTCAGCGTAACCGGCGCGGCTCTTCCGGCCGTGGCCCAACAGGCGGTGGATGCCGCTGCCCTGGAAGAAGTCACCGTCATGGCATCGCCAATCCGCGACAGCCAGAAGGCCGCCATCGACGCCAAGCGCGATGCGGATAACACCGTCGACATCATCTCCGCCGATACGATCGGCCGCTTCCCGGACCAGAATCTGGCCGACTCTCTCGGTCGTGTGCCCGGCCTCGCTATCGAACGCGACCAGGGGCAGGCCCGCTACATCAACTTCCGCGGCGCACCCTTCCGCTATACCTCGCTGGCGATCGACGGTCTGAGCATTCCGGGTGCCGAGAATGGCCGTGTACCGCGCTTCGACAGTTTCCCGTCCGTGGTTACCAGCCGGATCGACGCCAACAAGGCAATCATGCCGAATATGCCTGGGGAAGCGGTTTCCGGTTACATCAACATTGCCACCTTCGATCCGTTTGCCCAGCCCGGTTCTGTAACGTCACTGGACCTGGGAATGGGCAATCAGGAACTCGGCGATGGCGACATCCAGAAGTCGGCATTCCGCACGTCCTGGTCCGGGGAGAATTTCGGATTCTCCCTGTTCGCGTCCGAGAACAGCCGCGAGCAGATCACCGATAACCGCGAGTACGATATTGAACGCAATGAAAGCGACGAGCTGCTGGTGAATGAACTCGACTTCCGCAGCTACAAAGTCACTCGCGAAGACCGCGCCTATGGCGGTCGTTTCGAATTCCGCGGTGACGGCGCGTTGGAGCGTGTATTTGTCTCCACCCTTTACAACGAGTTCCAGGATTTCGAAGAGCGCAACCAGTATGTGTTCGACTTCGCCAGTGGTGCTGGCGATGTCGGGGCACCTCAGGCCGTGGGCGCGGTAGCTGAAAACCAGTTCGCGCGGGTAGGGCGCGCACTGGAATACGGTCTGTACGAAAACTCCACGTTCACCAACACCCTGGGTGCGGACTTCGCCCTGGGTGAGTGGCAGATCGAATCGCGGATCAACGTGACCGAAACCGAAAACAATATGTTCCTGCCGCTGCCCCGCAGTGAGGGCGGGTTCGTGATGGCGAGCTTCGATGTCAGCGATCTGCGCGACCCTGCGGTGACCGATCTGTTCGATCCGCGTACCCAGTCCGCAATCGATATCAACGAGGTCAACTACGCCGTGAACCTGGGCATGCTGATCGGCACCGAGATGACCATTGATGCAACCAAGTTCAAGCTGGACGCAGAGCGCGAGCTGATGCTGTTTGGTCAGGACGCGGTGGTGAAAACCGGTTTCGAGATGGATTCCCGCGAAGCCGATGGTTTCGGCATGGTTTTGTCTTATGGACTGTTTCCGTCGGAAGTGAACATCGGCGACTACGCTACCAGTGAAGCCTGGGATAGCCAGTTTGGCAATGGCATCGCCGGCGCCACCTATTACGACAACAAGGGCTTGCGCGCTGCCTGGGATGCTGCGGTGGAGGGCCTGACACTGACCCCGAACGCATCGCAGGCCATCCGCCTGGAAGAAGAGATCACCGCGGGTTACGCCATGGTGACCACCCACTACGACTGGGGCAACCTGGTGCTGGGGGGGCGTGTGGAAAACACCGATTATCTGAGCGAAGGCCCCACTGGTAATTTCGAAGACAGCTTCACCAATGTGTTGTCCAGCGCGCACCTGAACGTGGATCTAGCAGAAGACGTGAAGCTGCGTATGTCTGTCTCCACCGGCGTAAGTCGCCCGACCTATGCCGAATGGCGCGGTGACGACATGATCGACTTTATTCAGAGCAGCGTGACTGCCGGCAACCCTGAATTGAAAGCCGAGGAGTCTGTCGGTGCGGATCTCTCTCTCGAGTGGTACGCCGGCGACGCCAGTCTGCTGAGTGCCGGCCTGTTCACACGCAGCATTGACAATGTGATCTACGCACAGAGCGACGTTGTCTCGGGTGATTGCGATATGAACCCAGGCTCCTGCTACGAAGTACCGGGCGTGGACGTCGATTACTGGGTTTACACGCAGTATGTGAATGGCAGCAACGGCAAAATGAGCGGTGCCGAGTTCAACGCCATTGCCCAGGCCGCCGATTTCCTGCCAGCCCTGGAAGGCTTTGGTATCAGTGCGAATCTGACCCTGCTGGACAGCGAATTTGAAACAGTAAACAGAGAGCGTCACAGTCTTCCGGGTACTTCCGACACCATCCTCAACGCATCGGTGTTTTATGAGATGGAAGGTTTCTCCATCCGCCTGAATCACCAGTTCCGTGACGACTGGCTGTCTACTACCGAGAACGTCGGTATGACCGATTACTGGGCGGAGCAGAAGCGCGTGGATCTGTCTGTGAGCTACGACCTGCCGATGAATGTATTCGGTGCGGACATCACTCTCTACGCCAATGCCAACAATCTGACCGATGAGCAGGACGTGCGATATACCGGTGACGAAAGCACGCCGAACCAGGTGGAAAGCTACGGTCGCCGCTACCTGGCCGGCTTCCGTGTGAACTTTTAA
- a CDS encoding tyrosine-protein phosphatase, with amino-acid sequence MNTFVSNTLMAAIAALMLGGCATSDSMNGNALSANAAPVQARATVEAEIPHTRLLPLEGGRNFRDLGGYKTTDGKEVKWGKLYRSGVLAHLTRGDYDYLQERDIATIVDFRSSSERENEPTRWAAGNVIAMNWDYEMGNWEQEFAKVLAKPGFGKQDLVAMMDQGYVGLVQQQTPHYRAMFQQMISHDEPLLFHCTAGKDRTGIGAALILTALGVDRETVKQDYLLSNEYLKNSEMLTLPADATEKEKRMFAFFSQLPEDVRGVLAGVEASWLDSAFAEMERQHGSVEGYIEHALDVDAGELALLKARYLQ; translated from the coding sequence ATGAATACATTTGTTTCCAATACACTGATGGCCGCCATCGCGGCCCTGATGCTGGGTGGTTGCGCGACTTCCGATTCCATGAACGGCAATGCGCTCAGCGCAAACGCCGCGCCGGTACAGGCTAGGGCGACAGTCGAGGCGGAAATTCCCCACACGCGTTTGCTGCCGCTGGAGGGTGGGCGCAACTTCCGCGATCTGGGGGGGTACAAGACCACTGATGGCAAGGAAGTGAAATGGGGCAAACTGTACCGTTCCGGTGTATTGGCCCATCTGACCAGAGGTGACTACGACTATCTGCAGGAACGCGATATTGCCACCATTGTGGATTTCCGCTCCTCCAGCGAACGCGAAAACGAGCCGACCCGCTGGGCGGCGGGCAACGTCATCGCCATGAACTGGGATTACGAAATGGGCAACTGGGAACAGGAGTTTGCCAAAGTGTTGGCCAAGCCGGGTTTCGGCAAGCAGGACCTGGTGGCGATGATGGATCAGGGTTATGTCGGCCTGGTTCAGCAGCAGACGCCACACTACCGCGCCATGTTCCAACAGATGATCTCACACGATGAGCCACTGCTGTTCCACTGCACTGCGGGCAAGGACCGCACCGGTATCGGCGCTGCGCTGATTCTGACGGCCCTGGGGGTGGATCGTGAGACCGTAAAGCAGGATTACCTGCTGTCCAACGAGTATCTGAAAAACTCGGAAATGCTGACACTGCCGGCGGATGCCACTGAAAAGGAAAAGCGGATGTTTGCGTTCTTTTCCCAGCTCCCGGAGGATGTGCGTGGCGTGCTGGCTGGTGTGGAAGCGTCCTGGCTGGATTCAGCATTCGCCGAAATGGAGCGTCAACACGGTTCTGTCGAAGGCTATATCGAGCACGCGCTGGATGTGGATGCCGGGGAACTGGCTCTGCTGAAGGCTCGCTACCTGCAATAA
- a CDS encoding S-(hydroxymethyl)glutathione dehydrogenase/class III alcohol dehydrogenase: MSAAPIKCKAAVAWKAGAPLSIEEVEVAPPKAGEVRIKLMATGVCHTDAFTLSGEDPEGVFPAILGHEGGGVVESVGEGVTSVAVGDHVIPLYTPECGECKFCMSGKTNLCQKIRATQGKGLMPDGTTRFSVNGEPIYHYMGTSTFSEYTVLPEISVAKVNKDAPLEEICLLGCGVTTGLGAVANTAKVEAGATVAVFGLGGIGLATVIGARLAKAGRIIAIDINEDKFELAEKLGATDCINPKNYEKPIQEVIVELTDGGVDYSFECIGNVNVMRSALECCHKGWGESIIIGVAGAGQEISTRPFQLVTGRVWRGTAFGGVKGRSQLPEYVERYLAGEFKLDDFITHTMPLEKINEAFELMHEGKSIRSVIHYQ; encoded by the coding sequence ATGTCAGCAGCACCGATCAAGTGTAAGGCGGCGGTGGCCTGGAAAGCGGGCGCGCCGCTGTCGATTGAAGAGGTTGAGGTCGCGCCGCCGAAGGCCGGGGAGGTCCGGATCAAACTGATGGCAACCGGTGTGTGTCACACCGATGCGTTTACCCTGTCTGGTGAAGACCCCGAGGGCGTGTTTCCGGCGATTCTCGGTCACGAGGGGGGCGGCGTTGTGGAGTCCGTAGGTGAGGGTGTCACCAGCGTGGCGGTGGGGGACCATGTAATCCCGCTGTATACCCCTGAGTGTGGTGAGTGCAAGTTCTGCATGTCCGGCAAGACGAATCTGTGCCAGAAGATCCGCGCCACTCAGGGGAAGGGTCTGATGCCCGACGGCACCACGCGCTTTTCCGTCAACGGCGAGCCCATTTATCACTACATGGGTACTTCCACCTTCTCCGAATATACGGTACTGCCGGAAATTTCCGTGGCCAAGGTCAATAAGGACGCGCCGCTGGAGGAAATCTGCCTGCTGGGGTGCGGTGTGACCACGGGCCTGGGGGCGGTGGCGAACACCGCCAAGGTGGAAGCTGGCGCAACCGTAGCGGTATTCGGACTCGGTGGTATTGGTCTCGCCACCGTGATTGGCGCGCGCCTGGCCAAGGCCGGTCGGATCATTGCCATTGATATCAACGAAGATAAATTCGAACTGGCAGAAAAGCTCGGTGCAACCGATTGTATCAATCCGAAAAATTACGAAAAGCCGATTCAGGAAGTGATCGTCGAGCTGACCGACGGTGGGGTGGATTATTCTTTCGAATGTATCGGCAATGTCAATGTCATGCGCTCGGCGCTGGAGTGCTGTCATAAAGGCTGGGGAGAATCCATCATCATCGGTGTCGCCGGTGCCGGACAGGAAATTTCCACCCGTCCTTTCCAGCTGGTCACCGGTCGCGTATGGCGCGGTACTGCGTTTGGCGGGGTAAAAGGCCGCTCGCAACTGCCGGAATACGTGGAGCGCTACCTGGCGGGCGAATTCAAACTGGACGACTTCATCACCCACACCATGCCGCTTGAAAAAATCAATGAGGCCTTTGAACTGATGCACGAAGGCAAGAGTATTCGCAGCGTGATTCACTATCAGTAG
- the fghA gene encoding S-formylglutathione hydrolase: protein MTLQLVSRTQCFDGAQCQYSHRSQVLDCEMRFSIFLPSQAERDQRFPVLYWLSGLTCTDENFSQKAGAQRMAAELGIVLVIPDTSPRGDSVADAEGYDLGKGAGFYINATQAPWKPHYQMYDYIVKELPALVEENFPVSGRRAISGHSMGGHGALTIALKNPGRYLSVSAFAPICNPIACPWGEKAFAAYLGEDRSTWGEHDASVLIGRAVEKLPVLISQGEEDTFLDQQLKPNALEAAAEAAGYAVNIEYHAGYDHSYYFIASFIEQHLRFHADYLLAH, encoded by the coding sequence ATGACTTTGCAGCTTGTCAGCAGAACCCAGTGTTTTGACGGCGCCCAATGCCAGTATTCCCACCGCTCTCAAGTACTCGACTGCGAGATGCGGTTTTCGATCTTTCTCCCCTCCCAGGCGGAGAGGGATCAGCGCTTTCCGGTGCTCTACTGGCTTTCCGGCCTGACCTGTACGGATGAAAATTTTTCGCAAAAGGCCGGCGCTCAGAGGATGGCCGCGGAGCTTGGCATTGTGCTGGTGATTCCCGACACCAGCCCGCGGGGTGACAGCGTGGCGGATGCGGAAGGCTACGATCTGGGCAAAGGCGCGGGCTTTTATATCAACGCTACCCAAGCGCCGTGGAAACCGCACTACCAGATGTACGATTACATCGTGAAGGAGTTGCCGGCACTGGTCGAAGAGAATTTTCCGGTGAGCGGACGCCGCGCGATCTCGGGCCACTCCATGGGTGGGCACGGCGCCCTCACCATTGCGCTGAAGAATCCCGGGCGTTATCTGTCCGTCTCGGCATTCGCTCCGATCTGTAATCCGATTGCCTGCCCCTGGGGTGAAAAAGCGTTTGCGGCCTATCTTGGTGAAGACCGTTCAACCTGGGGCGAACACGACGCCTCGGTGTTGATCGGGCGCGCGGTGGAGAAATTGCCGGTGCTCATTTCACAGGGAGAGGAAGATACGTTTCTGGATCAGCAATTGAAACCGAATGCGCTGGAGGCGGCGGCAGAAGCGGCGGGCTATGCGGTGAACATCGAATATCACGCGGGCTATGATCACAGCTATTATTTTATTGCGTCTTTTATCGAGCAGCACCTGAGATTCCACGCGGATTATTTGCTCGCGCACTGA
- a CDS encoding TonB-dependent receptor, whose product MPRKFNPSFNKKMLSVAVCGAVYGLLPAQLMAQEAEKIDDALVEEVVVYGDMRSTLQSAQDLKRDADTVKDVITASDIGAMPDKSVTEALQRVSGVTIERFAASDDPNHYADEGTGVLVRGLDRVRSEINGRDAFSANPWGGLNYEDISPELLGAVEVVKNQTADLTAGGIAGTVNLITRKPLDTDEQILAFTAKANYGDFREEATPSFSGLFSDHWETDIGKIGFLVAGSGSEYKTRGDGVGVANYYSRGDAFIGEYQWGAIVRPAADSPLEGPMIPGQEPGSVVYAPGQFSLRTAENDRTREGFASSLQWQSNDEKITATLEHISSKAELEWEERVIGTQGQGFHPTTWFAAHWLSDEAQGYPITFDDGYLTSGIIRADAELPMLASSRYNQNINTVEDTSFNVTFRPTDRLAVSVDYQHVASEEIVHNYGINARVAPGSNASDVFLDLRGSLPTVEFLNPVWNNPGYWSNWAGENQTHYIATAMDHEVDSDAKADSFRLDLDYELDGLFNKIHTGVYYSDKELIMRNTEYANWGFVNEGWMKDQVDKAGPDVAPEAWETVDFSDFYDSRVLQGDITSNFYFPRMSLVKNFSEAMRSGCGTWNNAPFGSSGQPNAECYSGSEDLADRVDGPFAAHDISNTGEERLEAYVRADFALDDSVVPVRGNVGLRYVSYQLDSDGYVVLPQPISGSDSLISVFQETYPDLYAFADGTGSVQSVKGTDYDTVLPSLNLVFNLSDDVLLRFGASRGLYFPTLDQARSTKTLGISYTAVRENPGSDDTDDATNPVVGVTDVNLFGTSLNPNLEPEKSDNFDLSTEWYFSQAGSVSVGLFYKKLHDIIRNRSFVETVTNPDNGISQEFSLSGPANTGSGSIQGVELSYSQFYDFLPGAWSGLGMQLNYTYIDQNGLNDPESGLGAQRFTADGQPISDQRDTFRNFSGLPLEGYSDQNYNIVGMYEYNDFSMRLAYTWRSDYMVTRRDSNEFAPIYTEAAGMMDASLFYALSDNWRVGMEIGNLLDLETKTLAQVSEDGTTKESLSFKTDRRFALTISGNF is encoded by the coding sequence ATGCCAAGGAAATTCAATCCCAGTTTTAATAAAAAAATGCTGAGTGTTGCTGTATGCGGCGCGGTTTACGGTCTGTTGCCGGCGCAGCTTATGGCGCAGGAAGCAGAAAAAATTGACGATGCGCTTGTAGAAGAGGTTGTGGTCTACGGGGACATGCGCTCCACACTCCAGTCCGCCCAGGATCTGAAACGGGATGCGGACACGGTAAAAGATGTGATTACCGCATCGGACATCGGCGCAATGCCGGACAAGTCCGTTACCGAAGCCCTGCAGCGGGTATCGGGGGTTACCATTGAGCGTTTCGCCGCCTCGGACGACCCCAACCACTATGCCGATGAAGGTACCGGCGTGCTTGTGCGCGGCCTCGATCGCGTGCGCAGCGAAATCAACGGCCGCGATGCCTTCAGTGCCAACCCTTGGGGCGGTTTGAACTACGAAGACATCTCCCCGGAGCTTCTGGGGGCGGTAGAAGTGGTGAAGAACCAGACTGCGGACCTGACCGCCGGTGGTATTGCCGGCACGGTGAACCTGATTACCCGCAAGCCGCTGGACACCGATGAGCAGATTCTGGCGTTCACCGCCAAAGCCAATTACGGCGATTTTCGTGAAGAGGCCACACCGTCCTTTTCCGGACTGTTTTCCGATCACTGGGAAACCGACATCGGTAAGATCGGCTTCCTGGTGGCGGGCTCCGGCTCCGAATACAAAACCCGCGGCGATGGTGTTGGGGTAGCCAACTACTATTCCCGCGGCGATGCATTTATTGGTGAGTACCAGTGGGGCGCTATTGTCCGTCCTGCTGCGGACTCACCGCTGGAAGGCCCGATGATTCCCGGTCAGGAGCCCGGCAGTGTGGTGTATGCGCCCGGTCAGTTCTCCCTGCGCACCGCGGAAAATGACCGCACCCGCGAGGGGTTTGCCTCCTCCCTGCAATGGCAGAGCAACGACGAAAAAATCACCGCCACCCTGGAACACATCAGCTCCAAGGCCGAACTGGAGTGGGAAGAGCGCGTGATCGGTACCCAGGGGCAGGGGTTCCACCCGACCACCTGGTTTGCCGCACACTGGCTGTCGGATGAAGCCCAGGGATATCCCATCACCTTTGACGATGGTTATCTGACCAGCGGCATCATCCGCGCCGATGCCGAACTGCCGATGCTGGCCTCCTCGCGCTACAACCAGAACATCAACACGGTAGAAGACACCTCGTTCAATGTCACCTTCAGGCCGACGGATCGCCTGGCGGTATCCGTGGATTATCAACACGTCGCATCCGAGGAGATCGTGCACAACTACGGGATCAACGCCCGTGTTGCTCCGGGCTCCAATGCGTCGGACGTATTCCTGGATCTGCGGGGATCACTGCCGACGGTCGAGTTTTTGAATCCCGTCTGGAACAACCCGGGTTACTGGTCAAACTGGGCCGGTGAAAACCAGACGCACTACATTGCCACCGCCATGGACCACGAGGTCGATTCCGATGCGAAGGCGGACAGCTTCAGGCTCGACCTTGATTACGAACTGGATGGCTTGTTCAACAAGATTCACACGGGCGTGTATTACTCTGATAAAGAGCTGATCATGCGCAACACCGAATACGCCAACTGGGGCTTCGTCAATGAAGGCTGGATGAAAGACCAGGTGGATAAGGCCGGGCCTGATGTGGCACCGGAAGCCTGGGAAACCGTCGACTTCAGCGATTTTTACGATAGCCGTGTATTGCAGGGCGATATCACCAGCAATTTCTATTTCCCGCGCATGAGCCTGGTGAAGAATTTCAGTGAAGCCATGCGCAGCGGTTGCGGTACCTGGAACAATGCGCCGTTCGGTTCCTCCGGCCAGCCCAATGCGGAGTGTTACTCAGGCTCCGAAGATCTCGCCGATCGTGTCGATGGTCCTTTCGCCGCGCACGATATTTCCAATACCGGGGAAGAGCGCCTTGAGGCTTATGTTCGCGCGGATTTCGCCCTGGATGACAGCGTTGTCCCCGTGCGCGGTAATGTGGGCTTGCGCTACGTCAGCTATCAGTTGGATTCGGATGGCTACGTGGTACTGCCCCAGCCCATTTCCGGCAGCGACAGCCTGATCAGTGTGTTCCAGGAAACCTATCCCGATCTCTACGCGTTTGCGGATGGCACCGGCTCCGTACAGAGCGTCAAGGGCACGGATTACGATACCGTACTCCCCAGCCTGAACCTGGTGTTCAATCTGTCGGACGATGTGCTGCTGCGCTTCGGTGCCTCCCGCGGATTGTATTTCCCGACGCTGGATCAGGCCCGCAGCACCAAAACTCTCGGCATAAGTTACACCGCGGTACGAGAGAACCCCGGCTCCGATGATACCGATGATGCCACCAACCCGGTCGTCGGGGTTACGGACGTCAACCTGTTCGGTACCTCGCTGAACCCGAACCTGGAGCCGGAGAAGTCAGATAACTTTGACTTGTCTACGGAGTGGTATTTTTCTCAAGCCGGTTCGGTGTCTGTGGGGCTGTTTTATAAAAAGCTGCACGACATTATCCGCAATCGCAGTTTCGTTGAGACCGTGACCAACCCGGACAACGGTATTTCCCAGGAATTCAGCCTGTCGGGTCCGGCGAATACTGGCTCCGGTTCCATTCAGGGGGTTGAGCTGTCTTACTCTCAGTTTTACGACTTCCTGCCTGGTGCCTGGAGTGGCCTGGGTATGCAGCTCAATTACACCTACATCGATCAGAACGGTCTGAACGATCCTGAGAGCGGCCTGGGTGCGCAGCGTTTCACCGCGGATGGACAACCCATTAGCGATCAGCGCGATACGTTCCGCAACTTCTCCGGGTTGCCGCTTGAAGGATATTCCGATCAGAACTACAACATCGTGGGCATGTACGAGTACAACGATTTCTCGATGCGTCTTGCCTACACCTGGCGCTCGGATTACATGGTCACCCGCCGTGATTCCAATGAGTTTGCCCCCATCTACACGGAAGCAGCCGGCATGATGGATGCGAGCCTGTTCTACGCCCTCAGTGACAACTGGAGAGTAGGCATGGAGATCGGCAACCTGCTGGATCTTGAAACCAAGACCCTGGCGCAGGTCAGCGAAGACGGAACCACCAAGGAGTCCCTGAGCTTCAAGACCGACCGTCGCTTTGCTCTGACAATCAGCGGCAACTTCTGA